In Drosophila simulans strain w501 unplaced genomic scaffold, Prin_Dsim_3.1 Segkk8_quiver_pilon, whole genome shotgun sequence, one genomic interval encodes:
- the LOC123327465 gene encoding uncharacterized protein LOC123327465 yields MFNYMDSPTHPRTPTVRTSCWTDSEIVLHWLSAPPRRWNTYVCNRTSEILSDFPRSCWNHVRTEDNPADCASRGLHPSKLLEHRLWWKGPSWLATPTSEWPPSTSKFSVSSSFDVNTEERVIKPTTLHNFPDESIHELLIHKFSTWTRLIRVSSYCHRFIRTLRSHHRNSAPFLTSEELLDAQRRLIRHVQQKSFAREYAQLENRRQLNAKSHLIRFSPFLDDYGVMRVGGRIEQSTLNYNAKHPILIPKDTPLAGLLVRHFHVSYLHTGVDATFTNLRQQYWILGARNLVRKAVFQCKSCFLQRKGTSNQIMGELPIPRVQASRCFQHTGLDYAGPIAIKESKGRTPRIGKAWFSIFVCLTTKALHIEVVSELTTQAFIAAFQRFIARRAKPTDLYSNNGTTFHGGKQTLDDMRRLAIQQAKDEELAGFFANEGISWHFIPPSAPHFGGMWEAGIRSIKLHMKRILGSKAITFEELPTVLTQIEAILNSRSLCPTGDNSLDPLTPAHFLTGSPYTALPEPCRLDMQVNRLERWNQLQAMVQGFWKRWHMEYLTSLHERTKWHLETENLKIDTLVVLKEPNLPPSK; encoded by the exons ATGTTCAACTACATGGATTCGCCGACGCATCCTCGCACGCCTACGGTGCG CacgagctgctggacagattcagAAATTGTGCTACACTGGCTTTCAGCTCCCCCTCGACGGTGGAACACCTACGTCTGCAACCGAACTTCTGAGATATTGAGCGACTTTCCCCGTAGCTGCTGGAACCATGTTCGCACGGAAGACAATCCTGCAGACTGTGCTTCCCGAGGACTTCATCCGTCAAAGCTTCTGGAGCATCGACtgtggtggaaaggtccgtcctggctggccacacccacctcTGAGTGGCCACCTTCTACAAGCAAGTTCAGCGTATCTTCAAGTTTCGATGTCAACACCGAAGAACGAGTCATAAAGCCCACGACTCTACATAACTTTcctgatgaaagtatacacGAGTTACTCATCCACAAATTCTCAACCTGGACGCGTCTTATAAGGGTATCTAGCTACTGTCATCGCTTTATTCGCACTCTTCGATCCCATCATAGGAATTCGGCACCATTCCTTACGTCTGAAGAGTTGCTGGACGCACAGCGCCGACTTATTCGacatgtgcaacaaaaatccTTTGCCAGAGAATATGCGCAGCTAGAGAATCGACGCCAGCTTAACGCTAAATCGCATCTTATCCGGTTTTCTCCGTTTCTGGATGATTATGGAGTAATGCGAGTCGGTGGGAGAATCGAGCAATCTACACTCAACTACAACGCCAAGCACCCGATTCTGATACCTAAAGATACACCACTAGCTGGACTGCTTGTTCGACATTTTCATGTCTCCTATCTGCACACAGGAGTTGATGCAACGTTCACCAATCTTCGTCAGCAGTACTGGATTCTGGGAGCCCGCAATCTCGTCAGAAAGGCAGTCTTCCAATGCAAATCCTGTTTTCTTCAACGAAAGGGCACAAGCAACCAGATCATGGGAGAGCTACCAATTCCTCGAGTTCAAGCTAGCCGCTGCTTTCAACACACAGGGCTGGACTACGCTGGACCGATCGCAATCAAGGAATCAAAGGGAAGAACTCCACGCATCGGAAAGGCatggttttctattttcgtgTGCCTCACTACAAAGGCACTTCACATCGAGGTTGTTAGTGAGCTAACTACACAGGCTTTCATCGCAGCCTTTCAACGATTCATTGCCCGCCGAGCGAAGCCTACTGACCTGTATTCGAACAATGGAACTACATTTCATGGAGGCAAGCAAACTTTGGATGACATGAGACGTCTGGCCATTCAACAAGCCAAAGATGAGGAACTAGCAGGATTCTTTGCCAATGAAGGGATTTCTTGGCACTTTATACCCCCGTCTGCTCCCCATTTTGGAGGGATGTGGGAAGCTGGAATTCGCTCAATTAAACTCCATATGAAACGGATACTTGGATCAAAGGCTATAACGTTTGAGGAGCTCCCTACTGTCCTGACCCAAATTGAAGCTATCCTGAATTCACGCTCGCTGTGCCCAACTGGGGATAATTCTTTGGATCCACTGACGCCTGCTCATTTTCTGACTGGATCTCCGTATACTGCATTGCCTGAACCCTGTCGTCTGGATATGCAAGTCAATCGATTGGAGAGGTGGAATCAGCTGCAAGCCATGGTTCAAGGCTTCTGGAAAAGGTGGCATATGGAATACTTGACATCTCTTCATGAGCGGACAAAGTGGCATCTGGAAACCGAGAATCTGAAGATCGACACACTGGTAGTACTCAAGGAGCCCAATCTACCGCCCTCTAAATAG